One window of Pelobates fuscus isolate aPelFus1 chromosome 9, aPelFus1.pri, whole genome shotgun sequence genomic DNA carries:
- the UBL4A gene encoding ubiquitin-like protein 4A, translating to MQLTVKALKGKETSIQVSESDTVLAVKRLVEEKLQVPAAQQRLLYRGKALSDEHSLSYYSIGPGSRLNLMVKERVNQEVGGNAVWKALAVILEKHFTPSDAERVLEYVQKDYERSLSLLSLDDIERLATRILHPQLPETIELGFLD from the exons ATGCAGCTGACGGTGAAGGCGTTAAAGGGGAAAGAGACCAGTATCCAG GTCTCTGAGAGCGATACAGTTCTTGCGGTGAAAAGGCTGGTGGAAGAGAAACTGCAGGTGCCAGCGGCACAACAGAGATTGCTGTACAGGGGCAAAGCCCTATCAG ATGAGCATAGTCTCTCCTATTATTCCATTGGACCTGGTTCCAGGCTGAACCTCATGGTGAAGGAACGGGTGAATCAGGAGGTCGGCGGCAACGCTGTGTGGAAAGCTCTGGCCGTCATCCTGGAGAAGCACTTTACCCCGTCCGATGCTGAGCGGGTTCTGGAGTATGTTCAGAAG GACTATGAGCGCAGTTTATCCCTGCTCAGTCTAGATGACATTGAAAGGCTGGCTACACGCATCCTTCACCCACAGCTACCAGAAACCATAGAGCTTGGATTTCTAGACTGA